The genomic interval TCTTTCAGCCCGCTCGATGCCCTTTTTCGCTAGCTGCAGGCCCtcagccgccccccccctccctccccctccctgTCTCCGTTCTTACAAAGTTAAAGGCGAAGAGATTGGCGGCGGCGATAACAAAGTCGACGGCTGCGGGGTTGTTCACGTCGAAGGCGATGGGCGTGGGGGGGCGTTTGGGCGCAGTCCAGAAGAGCGTGCCCTCCGAGGTGCGGTGATCAAGTGGGAACGAGTAGAGAAGCTGCGAGATCTGATTGAAGAACAAATCCTGAAAAAGCAGCACGGCCTTCTCCACGCACCGCTcgaacgacggcggcgcaaaCGTCTGCCGATCCGCCAGCTGCCACTGCGCCACCAAGTCCCGAATCTTCTCCAGGCGGTCCTTCTGAACCGACAAAATGCCTTCTGTGAAAAAAACCAACACTCACATCCTcataaatacatacatgtatatatatgcatatatctgTGCACACTGTAGGGTGTGAGGCAGCCCCGTCTCTGGCATTTCGAATGAATACAGAGAGACTGAGTGGGCATTTCCAAGAAGAAGCAAGGCAGACATCCCCTGCATGCGGGGCTTTGGGGCtgggagccgcgcgcggcgctcaccTCCGCGGAGCCGTTCGAGGTATTTTTCGGGGTTTTCCTTGAACTTGTTCGGTTCGTTCACGGCGTCGCAAAAGATGCCCTGGAAGCAGTCCCTCGCCCACTCGATCGTGTGCTCAATCGCGTGCGGAAAGTGCCGCAGCGTGCAGAGCGGAATCGACTCCTCCGGCGGGTCCGCGCTGTCTGAATAGCACTGCGTCATGTGGGGGAGCACCACCTATAAACAGAAAAAGCAAAGAAGTGCGCATGGAGTCACACACCTGTATGCGCATACGTGCATTTGAGACGTTACTATATATACCTTCATGCATATTAGAGCTTGGAATAATTGATGCACGTCCCTGAAGCCATACAATTATATACGAATATAGATTAGGAAACTCATCGCACTGCGTGTtgcagggagagagcgccggCAAACGAAGAGAAATGAgacagcgcgcgggcgaTGAAAACATGTTTTTTTTAGGAAGTGTCTACACGAAACAAAACGAACGCGGAAGAGCAGACATGTAGTTCGcacgcctcctccacgcAAGCGCCACAAAAGAATCGAAAGAAAAAGCAGCGCAAAtggaaaaaaaggaaaacgcCAAAAACAGACGTACCTGGACGTTTCCCTTTGTCCCCAGAGTGCCGCtctccagcagcggcaggctgAACCAGACGCACCGGCCGTCCACATACTGGCGAGCCTGCAAAAATCGGAGCAACAATGAAGGattctcttcttcgcatCGCAGCTGAGGCTCTTGGCTATACGCTTTTCTACTGAAACCTGCCTCTGCCATGCAAACTGAAACTCTCAGCAGAGAGCTCCGCATGAGAGGAGAACGTGACGAGGAGCTCGAAGGCATTCATGACACGCGCGACTGCCTTGGAGGTCACTGCGGCTGCTGTTTCATCGCAGGAATTCTGAGGTTGCAGGAGCTTTCTCTCTGGAGACCAACGTTGACACACAACTCCATTGTCTAGGAGTACCCTCACCGAACCGCGTCTCGAGAGGACAGGAAACGCGCCGCTGAGGCACCGCAAGATGCTGTCCGTCGTCAGGAAGATCCCGCTTTTCTTCAATAttttcttcctttctctGTGAATTTCCTCTGACCTGGATGTTATCCAGCGCGTTAATGATGATTTGCTGGCTCTGCCAGAACTCGTCGGTGAAGACGGTGGCTTCAGTCTCCACCCCCACGCGATCTTCCAATGCGACGATCTGCAGACAAACATTCCTCAACCCCAACGCATTATCGAGGCGCCTAGAAGCGGCACGCCCATCCATGACATGCAAATGCACTTACAAACACAAGGAGCATGCATGCATTtacaaatatacatatatatatgactAATGTTCCCCTGTACCTGAGAACGCTTGCGCCAAGCCGAAatcgcgcgcgcaggaatCCCCTGCTGAGAACAACAAGTCTTCCTCCACGGGCACGTTTGCATCTGTCACATCGACATGCCGAGCATGCATATGCACGCATACATGTATACCTATATaaaaatgtatatatatatatatatatatatgtatatgggTCGGTAGGTGGCTCCAGTCGCGGTCTCCTAGAACTGCCTTACCTGCAGCCCGGGGTTCATGctctgcgcggaggccgcggctgtgATGCTTTTCGCCTTGCCGACGTGTTCGCGCCTGAAGAGGAACTGCCGGTTGAGGTTGGAGACTTCGATGCGATCCATGTCCGTGACGACGATTttgccgccctcggcgcagcCACACCCCATGAGAGCCAAGCTCTTGAGCAGCTCGCAGCCgagagcgccagcgccgacgacgaaggcaTGCATCTGCGCCAGCGCAGTCTGGAAGTCCGGTCCGAAGAGCGCGATTTGGTCGGCGTAGCGGCTCTCCAGCGCAGCCCCCGCGGGAGCGCCGTTgcaggtcgccgcgccgctgccgccgcactgcTTCTGGACGTtggccttcgcctcgggCGTGAGGAAGCACTCGAAGGCGTCCATGTAGAGGAAGCCTTTGAGCGGGGTGTATTTCCCCGTGAATTTCACGACTTCCTGCGCAATGACGCCTCCGACGAAGGCGGCCATCGGGGAGATCTCGCAGCGCGCGTACGCCGCGACCTTGGCGACGATGTCCTCATCGACCTGATCCACGCAAACAACTCCctgctcgcccgcctccgcgcggcgcttcgcctcctcgttgaggcgcttcgcctccgcgacgcacgcagcgacggcctccgcgtgcgcctcctgcgaGCCGGAAAGCGGATGTGGAGGCAGCGCGTTCGGCTCGCTCGGGTTCGCGTCGCGGTAGCCGAGCACAGCTTGGAAGGCGAAGTGAAGTTGCTCAGAGCGGCCAAACTTGCCGAGGTCAGGCACGAGAAGCATGcactcgcccgccgcgacgggtgcggcgcaggaggcctcGTAGGACTTGAAGGGTATGGTCCGCGGCATCTTGACTTGGCGCGCAATGCCTTCAGACAGATACGGGGAGAACTTGGTGGTGTCGCCGATCTGGAAGCTGTGCTTTCCGGTGACTTTGATGGGCATCGGCGCCAAATCGTTGATCTCCGTCATGCCCTGGACTTCGCGGAACACCACGTAGTCGCCGTCTTGGAAGGGCAGGAGCTTGTCAGTATGCGTGTGCACCGTCGCCTGCTCCTCGTGCGTGATGCCCGCAAGAATCACTTCCTtcggctcttcgccgtccgcaTCCAGACAGACGAACTTGTCCCCAAAGTCCACAAAGACCGACGCCGCCAAGCCgaacgcacacgccgccACGAACCCGATCggacgcggcgcatgcgaccGGCAAAACGCGTTGTAACGCTTCAAATCCGTGTTGCTCGCCTCTGTCACAATCACCACGTCGAAACGCGACAAAACTTCCTGCAATGGAGAGAGCAGACacacgccgcgccagcgacaAACACAGAGAATGGGGCAGAATGCATGGGTGCGAGGAGGCTGCACAGAACGTGGCTGAAGGCTCCCTCGCGAAGAGCAGAAAAGTCcacgcgagaggcagcggcccGCGCACCCTGGGCGCGCAGCCCTCTAactcgcgccctcgctgtgCAAGAAAGAGGTTTCTCTCGCTCCACGTCTCACACACCTCAGTCAATTTCTCTTCTGGCAGGACGTCGACTGTCACGTATTGGTTGAGCTCTGCGAGGTAGTGCTTGCTTGCCTCTGCCCGCGTGAGGCCCTGCTT from Besnoitia besnoiti strain Bb-Ger1 chromosome XI, whole genome shotgun sequence carries:
- a CDS encoding ubiquitin-activating enzyme E1 family protein (encoded by transcript BESB_019920), whose product is MTNSQESTMAAAPAASASIDTDLYSRQIGAFGLETMGKLIKLRVLISGLRGIGAECAKNLILAGPSTVMLHDPSPCEMRDLGSNFCLTEDYVKQGLTRAEASKHYLAELNQYVTVDVLPEEKLTEEVLSRFDVVIVTEASNTDLKRYNAFCRSHAPRPIGFVAACAFGLAASVFVDFGDKFVCLDADGEEPKEVILAGITHEEQATVHTHTDKLLPFQDGDYVVFREVQGMTEINDLAPMPIKVTGKHSFQIGDTTKFSPYLSEGIARQVKMPRTIPFKSYEASCAAPVAAGECMLLVPDLGKFGRSEQLHFAFQAVLGYRDANPSEPNALPPHPLSGSQEAHAEAVAACVAEAKRLNEEAKRRAEAGEQGVVCVDQVDEDIVAKVAAYARCEISPMAAFVGGVIAQEVVKFTGKYTPLKGFLYMDAFECFLTPEAKANVQKQCGGSGAATCNGAPAGAALESRYADQIALFGPDFQTALAQMHAFVVGAGALGCELLKSLALMGCGCAEGGKIVVTDMDRIEVSNLNRQFLFRREHVGKAKSITAAASAQSMNPGLQIVALEDRVGVETEATVFTDEFWQSQQIIINALDNIQARQYVDGRCVWFSLPLLESGTLGTKGNVQVVLPHMTQCYSDSADPPEESIPLCTLRHFPHAIEHTIEWARDCFQGIFCDAVNEPNKFKENPEKYLERLRGEGILSVQKDRLEKIRDLVAQWQLADRQTFAPPSFERCVEKAVLLFQDLFFNQISQLLYSFPLDHRTSEGTLFWTAPKRPPTPIAFDVNNPAAVDFVIAAANLFAFNFGLPEERDVKKISAIAAQVSIPPFKPKKLQINTDEQNANGDAESKSNFAAPASLTLGVDAEEEAVARLEKELLAIADLQKMTFVPAEFEKDNDANFHIDLVHAASSLRAQNYRIQCCDRNKTKIIAGRIIPAIATTTAMITGLVSLELLKTVTYKQRKLEDFKNAFANLALPLWLFSEPMPPIRVTDKEFDPVACGPIRALPKGFSCWDKVEVDIPGCTVEQLCQFLEKKFDVEVNILSVGNFCLYNSFLPIHKQQRYKKSIVKLVEEVTKTRCQQSVAVESSCSATSDGVDVLLPTIRILNK